In Helianthus annuus cultivar XRQ/B chromosome 9, HanXRQr2.0-SUNRISE, whole genome shotgun sequence, the following are encoded in one genomic region:
- the LOC110878370 gene encoding probable methyltransferase PMT9 has translation MKSTAGELIRRKKYLKQVLLGLIVLLGLICLYNGATFAPALRREEEVVAVDDGTDPVVGSFLPKRDYFDELFEDHELNPEVPKSLPICDMRYSELIPCLDRHLIYQMKLKLNLSLMEHYERHCPPAARRYNCLIPPPVGYKIPVRWPQSRDEVWKANIPHTHLAQEKSDQNWMTVFGEKIRFPGGGTHFHNGADKYIASIASMLKIPGDKLNNGGNIRTVLDVGCGVASFGAYLLPLGIIAMSLAPNDVHQNQIQFALERGIPSTLGVLGTKRLPYPSRSFELAHCSRCRIDWLQRDGILLLELDRLLRPGGYFVYSSPEAYAHDEENRRIWNAMHDLLKRMCWRVVSRRDQTVIWAKSLSNSCYLKRAPGTNPPLCSSDNDPDASWNVQMKACITPYSAKMHKGKGSGLQPWPSRISVPPPRLDEIGVSHDQFQEDTNTWSQRVTDYWKQMRSVIQKDSIRNVMDMNSNLGGFAAALKEKDVWVMNVAPVNASSKLKIIYDRGLIGTVHDWCESFSTYPRTYDLLHAWSVFSEIEDRGCSVEDLLIEMDRMLRPEGFVIIRDKSTVVDHIRKFLAALRWDGYSLEVEPKTDALSLSDERVVIARKQLWGDDNDDEEEAARF, from the exons ATGAAGTCAACCGCCGGCGAACTCATTCGCCGGAAAAAGTATCTCAAACAGGTTCTGCTAGGGTTAATTGTTTTACTCGGTTTGATTTGTTTATACAATGGCGCAACGTTCGCTCCGGCGTTACGGCGAGAGGAGGAAGTTGTTGCGGTGGATGACGGTACGGATCCGGTCGTTGGAAGCTTTCTTCCGAAACGTGATTATTTCGATGAGTTGTTTGAAGATCATGAACTGAATCCTGAAGTTCCTAAAAGCTTACCT ATTTGTGATATGAGGTATTCGGAATTGATACCGTGTTTGGATAGACATCTTATATATCAAATGAAGCTGAAGCTTAATTTGAGTTTAATGGAGCATTATGAGCGGCATTGTCCGCCTGCAGCAAGGAGGTATAATTGTCTTATTCCGCCTCCGGTTGGATATAAG ATTCCGGTTAGGTGGCCTCAAAGTAGGGATGAGGTTTGGAAGGCTAACATACCTCATACTCATCTTGCACAAGAAAAATCGGATCAGAATTGGATGACGGTGTTTGGGGAAAAGATTAGGTTTCCTGGTGGAGGAACGCATTTTCATAACGGTGCTGATAAGTACATAGCTTCGATTGCATCG ATGCTCAAGATTCCTGGTGATAAACTCAACAATGGAGGAAATATCAGAACCGTTCTCGATGTGGGTTGTGGTGTTGCAAGTTTCGGGGCTTATCTTTTACCTCTAGGAATAATAGCTATGTCTCTCGCGCCGAATGATGTGCATCAGAATCAAATCCAGTTTGCACTTGAGCGTGGGATTCCATCGACATTAGGAGTCTTGGGTACCAAAAGACTTCCTTACCCAAGTAGATCATTTGAACTGGCGCATTGTTCGCGTTGTAGGATAGATTGGCTTCAGAGGGATGGGATTCTGCTTTTGGAGTTAGATAGATTGCTTAGACCAGGAGGTTATTTTGTGTATTCTTCACCGGAAGCGTATGCACATGATGAGGAAAATAGAAGAATTTGGAATGCTATGCACGATCTATTGAAAAGGATGTGCTGGAGAGTTGTTTCGAGGAGAGATCAAACGGTTATATGGGCTAAATCACTAAGTAATAGCTGTTATCTTAAAAGAGCACCGGGAACCAACCCACCTCTCTGCAGTTCCGATAACGATCCAGATGCCAGTTGGAATGTGCAGATGAAAGCATGCATTACTCCATACTCTGCAA AGATGCATAAGGGAAAAGGTAGTGGACTTCAACCATGGCCGAGTAGGATTAGTGTGCCACCTCCTCGCCTTGATGAAATTGGTGTTAGTCATGATCAGTTTCAAGAAGACACT AACACATGGTCTCAGAGAGTGACGGATTATTGGAAGCAGATGAGATCAGTGATACAGAAAGATTCAATTAGAAATGTGATGGATATGAACTCAAATCTCGGTGGATTTGCCGCTGCTCTCAAGGAAAAAGATGTTTGGGTGATGAATGTTGCTCCGGTTAACGCGTCTTCCAAATTGAAGATTATTTATGACCGTGGATTAATCGGAACGGTTCATGATTG GTGTGAATCTTTCTCTACATATCCACGCACTTACGACCTGCTTCACGCATGGTCGGTTTTTTCAGAGATCGAGGATCGTGGCTGCAGTGTGGAAGATTTACTAATTGAGATGGATCGTATGCTAAGGCCCGAAGGGTTTGTTATTATAAGAGACAAGTCAACTGTAGTTGACCACATAAGAAAGTTCTTGGCTGCTTTAAGATGGGATGGATATTCATTGGAGGTAGAACCAAAAACCGATGCTCTATCTCTTAGCGATGAAAGAGTTGTAATTGCTAGAAAACAACTATGGggagatgataatgatgatgaagaggaggctgCAAGATTTTGA